The proteins below are encoded in one region of Amycolatopsis magusensis:
- the ilvA gene encoding threonine ammonia-lyase — protein sequence MQLVDLDRIQSARTLLAGVVRKTPMEHARDLRRLHGGPVHLKCENLQRTGSFKIRGAYTRIHGLSEEDRARGVVAASAGNHAQGVALAAALLGAKSTVFMPQRVPLPKLAATKGYGADVHLHGDVLEETLAEAIAFAEETGAVFIHPFDHPDIIAGQGTVGLEVLEQVPGVATILVATGGGGLVGGVASAVKAVRPEVKVIGVQAENAAAFPPSLAAGKPVRLSALSTMADGIAVGAPGPVSYAHVSQMVDDVVTVTEESLSRAVLLCLERRKLVVEPAGAAAVAALLQHPGAFEPPIVAVLSGGNVDPLLLLQIIQHGMTAGGRYLKLRLRVPDRPGSLAGVLSKVGELGANVVDVEHSRISGALRLGEVEVSLNLETRGPEHCAEVGAALQRAGYTVT from the coding sequence ATGCAACTGGTTGATCTCGACCGGATCCAGTCGGCCCGGACCCTGTTGGCCGGCGTGGTCCGCAAGACCCCGATGGAGCACGCGCGTGACCTGCGGCGGCTCCACGGCGGTCCCGTCCACCTCAAGTGCGAGAACCTCCAGCGCACCGGGTCGTTCAAGATCCGCGGCGCCTACACCCGCATCCACGGGTTGAGCGAGGAGGACCGCGCGCGTGGTGTGGTCGCCGCGAGCGCGGGGAACCACGCGCAGGGCGTGGCGCTGGCCGCGGCCCTGCTCGGCGCGAAGTCCACCGTGTTCATGCCCCAGCGCGTCCCGCTGCCGAAACTGGCCGCGACCAAGGGATACGGCGCTGACGTGCACCTGCACGGCGACGTGCTGGAGGAAACGCTGGCCGAAGCGATCGCCTTCGCCGAGGAGACCGGCGCGGTGTTCATCCACCCGTTCGACCACCCGGACATCATCGCCGGGCAGGGCACGGTGGGGCTGGAAGTGCTCGAACAGGTGCCCGGCGTCGCGACGATCCTGGTCGCCACCGGCGGGGGCGGGCTGGTCGGCGGGGTGGCTTCGGCGGTGAAGGCGGTGCGGCCGGAGGTGAAGGTGATCGGCGTGCAGGCGGAGAACGCGGCCGCCTTCCCGCCTTCGCTGGCGGCCGGGAAACCCGTCCGGCTGAGCGCGCTGAGCACCATGGCCGACGGCATCGCGGTCGGCGCACCGGGGCCGGTCAGCTACGCGCACGTGTCCCAGATGGTGGACGACGTGGTCACTGTGACGGAGGAGTCACTGTCACGGGCGGTGCTGCTGTGCCTGGAACGGCGGAAGCTCGTCGTCGAACCGGCCGGCGCGGCGGCGGTCGCTGCCTTGTTGCAGCACCCGGGCGCCTTCGAACCGCCGATCGTGGCGGTGCTGTCCGGCGGGAACGTCGACCCGCTGCTGCTGTTGCAGATCATCCAGCACGGCATGACCGCGGGCGGTCGCTATCTGAAGCTTCGACTGCGGGTGCCGGACCGCCCGGGCTCACTGGCCGGGGTCCTGTCGAAGGTCGGCGAACTGGGTGCGAACGTCGTCGACGTGGAGCACTCGCGCATCTCGGGCGCCCTGCGCCTG
- a CDS encoding cystathionine gamma-synthase, with amino-acid sequence MVDDVFRFGFETRAIHAGQEPDPRTGAVIVPIYQTSTYAQDGVGGTREGDYEYSRTANPTRTALEQALASLEGGRHGLAFASGMAATDAVLRTLLRPGDHLVLGDDAYGGTFRLIDKVLTHWGVEYSVAHLSDLDEVRAAIRPETKLVWCESPTNPLLGIADIAALSGLAHSAGARLVVDNTFATPYLQNPLSLGADLVLHSTTKYLGGHSDVVGGAVITNEDELRERLFFMRNTSGAVPGPFDAFLTLRGIKTLAVRMERHCDNAELIANALVAHPKVAKVYYPGLPEHPGHEVAAKQMRRFGGMVSFTHADGEQAALDTAARTELFILAESLGGIESLIEHPGRMTHASVVGSTLQVPAELLRLSVGIEDSRDLLDDLLKALG; translated from the coding sequence ATGGTTGACGACGTCTTCAGGTTCGGGTTCGAAACGCGCGCGATCCACGCGGGCCAAGAGCCCGATCCGCGAACCGGTGCGGTCATCGTGCCGATCTACCAGACCTCGACCTACGCCCAGGACGGCGTGGGCGGTACGCGCGAGGGCGATTACGAGTACTCGCGCACCGCCAACCCCACGCGCACCGCGCTCGAGCAGGCGCTGGCCTCACTGGAAGGCGGCCGCCACGGGCTGGCCTTCGCCTCCGGCATGGCCGCAACCGACGCCGTGCTGCGCACCCTGCTCCGCCCCGGCGACCACCTGGTCCTCGGCGACGACGCCTACGGCGGCACGTTCCGCCTGATCGACAAGGTGCTCACGCACTGGGGCGTGGAGTACTCGGTGGCGCACCTGTCCGACCTGGACGAGGTGCGCGCGGCGATCCGCCCGGAGACCAAGCTGGTCTGGTGCGAGTCGCCGACCAACCCGCTGCTCGGCATCGCCGACATCGCCGCGCTGTCCGGCCTGGCGCACTCGGCGGGCGCGCGGCTGGTGGTGGACAACACCTTCGCCACCCCGTACCTGCAGAACCCGCTCTCGCTCGGCGCCGACCTCGTGCTGCACTCGACCACGAAGTACCTGGGCGGCCACTCGGACGTGGTCGGCGGCGCGGTCATCACCAACGAGGACGAGCTGCGTGAGCGGCTGTTCTTCATGCGCAACACCTCCGGCGCGGTGCCCGGCCCGTTCGACGCCTTCCTCACCCTGCGCGGCATCAAGACCCTCGCCGTGCGCATGGAACGGCACTGCGACAACGCCGAGCTGATCGCGAACGCGCTGGTCGCGCACCCGAAGGTGGCCAAGGTGTACTACCCGGGGCTGCCGGAGCACCCCGGCCACGAGGTGGCGGCGAAGCAGATGCGCCGGTTCGGCGGCATGGTCTCGTTCACCCACGCCGACGGGGAGCAGGCCGCGCTGGACACCGCCGCGCGGACCGAACTGTTCATCCTGGCCGAGTCGCTGGGCGGCATCGAGTCGCTGATCGAGCACCCGGGCCGGATGACGCACGCCAGCGTGGTGGGCTCGACGCTGCAGGTACCGGCGGAGCTGCTGCGCCTGTCCGTCGGCATCGAAGACAGCCGGGACCTGCTGGACGACCTGCTCAAGGCCCTCGGCTGA
- a CDS encoding cystathionine beta-synthase: protein MQYAEHIIDLVGNTPLVKLNALAEGLKPLVLAKVEYVNPGGSVKDRIALRMVEAAERSGELKPGGTIVEPTSGNTGVGLAMVAQRKGYKCVFVCPDKVSEDKRNVLKAYGAEVVVCPTAVAPEHPESYYNVSDRLVGEIEGAWKPNQYANPENPASHYHSTGPELWQQTDGRITHFVTGVGTGGTISGTGRYLKEVSDGKVKIVGADPEGSVYSGGSGRPYLVEGVGEDFWPETYDRSVADEIIPVSDADSFHITRRLAREEGLLVGGSCGMAVAAALELAGRCTEDDVIVVLLPDSGRGYMAKVFNDSWMASHGFLPPDSTGATVGDVLRRKDGALPALVHSHPNETVGEAVAILREFGVSQMPVVSAEPPVMAAEVVGAVNERDLLEALFTGKAALSDRLETHMSPPLPTMGAGEPVGSAMTALTAADGALVLVDGKPAGVVTRQDLLAFLAGK, encoded by the coding sequence GTGCAGTACGCCGAACACATCATCGACCTGGTGGGCAACACCCCGCTGGTGAAGCTGAACGCGCTGGCCGAGGGGCTCAAGCCGCTGGTGCTGGCCAAGGTCGAGTACGTCAACCCCGGCGGCAGCGTGAAGGACCGCATCGCGCTGCGCATGGTGGAGGCGGCCGAGCGCTCCGGCGAGCTCAAGCCCGGTGGCACCATCGTCGAGCCGACCTCGGGCAACACCGGCGTCGGGCTCGCCATGGTCGCCCAGCGCAAGGGCTACAAGTGCGTGTTCGTCTGCCCGGACAAGGTCAGCGAGGACAAGCGCAACGTGCTCAAGGCCTACGGCGCCGAGGTGGTGGTCTGCCCGACCGCCGTCGCGCCGGAGCACCCGGAGTCCTACTACAACGTCTCGGACCGCCTGGTCGGCGAGATCGAGGGCGCCTGGAAGCCCAACCAGTACGCCAACCCGGAGAACCCGGCCAGCCACTACCACTCGACCGGCCCGGAGCTGTGGCAGCAGACCGACGGCCGGATCACCCACTTCGTCACCGGTGTCGGCACCGGCGGCACCATCTCCGGCACCGGGCGCTACCTCAAGGAGGTCAGCGACGGCAAGGTGAAGATCGTCGGCGCGGACCCGGAGGGCTCGGTCTACTCGGGCGGCTCCGGCCGGCCGTACCTGGTCGAGGGCGTCGGCGAGGACTTCTGGCCGGAAACGTACGACCGTTCGGTCGCCGACGAGATCATCCCGGTCTCCGACGCCGACTCCTTCCACATCACCCGCCGCCTCGCCCGCGAGGAGGGCCTGCTGGTCGGCGGCTCGTGCGGGATGGCCGTGGCCGCGGCGCTGGAACTGGCCGGGCGCTGCACCGAGGACGACGTGATCGTGGTGCTGCTGCCCGACAGCGGCCGCGGCTACATGGCCAAGGTGTTCAACGACTCGTGGATGGCCTCCCACGGCTTCCTGCCCCCGGACTCGACCGGCGCCACCGTCGGTGACGTGCTCCGCCGCAAGGACGGCGCGCTGCCCGCCCTGGTGCACAGCCACCCCAACGAGACGGTCGGCGAGGCCGTGGCCATCCTGCGCGAGTTCGGCGTCAGCCAGATGCCCGTGGTCAGCGCGGAGCCGCCGGTGATGGCCGCCGAGGTGGTCGGCGCGGTCAACGAGCGCGATCTGCTCGAAGCGCTGTTCACCGGCAAGGCCGCGTTGTCCGACCGGCTGGAGACGCACATGTCCCCGCCGCTGCCGACGATGGGCGCCGGGGAGCCGGTCGGTTCGGCGATGACCGCGCTCACCGCCGCCGACGGCGCGCTGGTGCTCGTGGACGGCAAGCCCGCCGGGGTCGTGACCAGGCAGGACCTGCTCGCCTTCCTCGCCGGGAAGTAG
- a CDS encoding acetyl-CoA C-acetyltransferase, with amino-acid sequence MPEAVIVSTARSPIGRANKGSLVNTRPDDLTVQMVRAALAKVPQLDPTAIEDLMLGCGLPGGESGFNMGRAVAVELGYDHLPGCTVTRYCSSSLQTTRMALHAIKAGEGDVFISAGVETVSRFSKGSSDSWPDTHNPVFAEAEARTKATAEQGADSWTDPRENGQLPDVYIAMGQTAENLARLKNVSREEMDEFGVRSQNLAEKAIADGFWAKDITPVTLPDGTVVSKDDGPRAGVTLEGVAGLKPVFRPDGRITAGNCCALNDGAAALVIMSDVKAKELGITPLARVVSTGVSGLSPEIMGYGPVEASRRALERAGLSIGDIDLVEINEAFAAQVIPSYKDLGIDIERLNVNGGAIAVGHPFGMTGARITSTLINSLQHHDKQFGLETMCVGGGQGMAMVLERLS; translated from the coding sequence ATGCCCGAAGCCGTGATCGTGTCCACCGCGCGTTCCCCGATCGGGCGCGCCAACAAGGGTTCGCTGGTGAACACGCGGCCGGACGACCTGACCGTGCAGATGGTGCGCGCCGCGCTGGCCAAGGTGCCGCAGCTCGACCCCACCGCGATCGAGGACCTGATGCTCGGCTGCGGCCTGCCCGGCGGTGAGTCCGGCTTCAACATGGGCCGCGCGGTGGCCGTGGAGCTGGGGTACGACCACCTGCCCGGCTGCACGGTGACCCGCTACTGCTCGTCCAGCCTGCAGACCACCCGGATGGCGCTGCACGCGATCAAGGCCGGTGAAGGGGACGTGTTCATCTCCGCCGGCGTCGAGACCGTCTCGCGGTTCTCCAAGGGCAGCTCGGACTCGTGGCCCGACACGCACAACCCGGTGTTCGCCGAGGCCGAGGCCCGCACGAAGGCGACCGCCGAGCAGGGCGCGGACAGCTGGACCGACCCGCGCGAGAACGGGCAGCTGCCCGACGTCTACATCGCCATGGGCCAGACCGCGGAGAACCTGGCGCGGCTGAAGAACGTCTCGCGCGAGGAGATGGACGAGTTCGGCGTCCGGTCGCAGAACCTGGCCGAGAAGGCGATCGCCGACGGCTTCTGGGCCAAGGACATCACGCCGGTGACCCTGCCCGACGGCACGGTGGTGTCGAAGGACGACGGCCCGCGCGCCGGGGTCACGCTGGAGGGTGTCGCCGGGCTGAAGCCGGTGTTCCGCCCGGACGGCCGGATCACCGCAGGCAACTGCTGCGCGCTCAACGACGGTGCCGCGGCGCTGGTGATCATGTCCGACGTCAAGGCGAAGGAACTCGGCATTACCCCGCTGGCGCGCGTGGTGTCGACCGGGGTTTCCGGGCTGTCGCCGGAAATCATGGGCTACGGCCCGGTGGAGGCGTCGCGCCGGGCGCTCGAGCGGGCCGGGCTGTCCATCGGGGACATCGACCTGGTGGAGATCAACGAGGCGTTCGCCGCGCAGGTCATCCCGTCCTACAAGGACCTCGGCATCGACATCGAGCGGCTCAACGTCAACGGCGGCGCCATCGCCGTCGGCCACCCGTTCGGCATGACCGGGGCGCGGATCACCTCCACGCTGATCAACTCGCTGCAGCACCACGACAAGCAGTTCGGCCTGGAAACCATGTGCGTCGGCGGCGGCCAGGGCATGGCCATGGTCCTGGAACGCCTCTCCTGA
- a CDS encoding YeeE/YedE family protein — MTTESKVSSAFPTSCAAPEPRPEEPVRVVPLAIAGALAVALTWYVWASHGAKNGVLLALGFGLGLALFHSRFGFTSAWRQLIAVGNGQGLRAHTLLLGTATTLIALIVSTGSGLFGSVPKATGGPIGLALFAGAVLFAIGMQLGGACASGTLFAVGSGQSTIVLTLGGFIAGSVLYTWAFPLFDGWPSLPGVLLSDHVGWFGSWLITIAALVAIVYVTKLVQARRNPPPVGVVPTARGFARILRGSWPILVGAVVLGVLAGAVFLVSGGIWGVTFAFALWGAKLLQLFGLHPEAWEFWQGTSNAKALASPVWTDKTTLTNVGIMIGAAIAAAAAGAWKIHSQIPWRTALAAVLGGVLMGIGARLAGGCNIGAYLGGISVGSLHGWLWGLFALGGTWVGLKLRPLFGLGNPKPADSIC; from the coding sequence GTGACGACCGAGTCCAAAGTGTCCTCTGCTTTCCCGACCTCCTGCGCCGCACCGGAACCCCGTCCCGAAGAGCCGGTGCGCGTGGTGCCGCTGGCCATCGCCGGCGCGCTCGCCGTGGCGCTGACCTGGTACGTCTGGGCTTCCCACGGCGCGAAGAACGGGGTGCTGCTGGCTCTCGGCTTCGGCCTGGGGCTGGCCCTGTTCCACTCCCGGTTCGGCTTCACTTCGGCGTGGCGTCAGCTGATCGCCGTGGGCAACGGCCAGGGGCTGCGGGCGCACACCTTGTTGCTGGGCACCGCGACCACGCTGATCGCGTTGATCGTCTCCACCGGCTCCGGGCTGTTCGGCTCGGTGCCGAAGGCGACGGGCGGCCCGATCGGGCTCGCGTTGTTCGCCGGGGCGGTGTTGTTCGCGATCGGCATGCAACTGGGCGGTGCCTGCGCTTCCGGCACGTTGTTCGCGGTCGGCTCCGGGCAGTCGACGATCGTGCTGACCCTCGGCGGGTTCATCGCCGGTTCGGTGCTCTACACCTGGGCGTTCCCCTTGTTCGACGGCTGGCCCTCGCTGCCGGGCGTGTTGTTGTCCGACCACGTCGGGTGGTTCGGCTCGTGGTTGATCACCATCGCCGCGCTGGTCGCGATCGTCTACGTGACGAAACTGGTGCAGGCGCGGCGGAACCCGCCACCGGTGGGCGTGGTGCCGACCGCGCGGGGCTTCGCCAGGATCCTGCGCGGCTCGTGGCCCATCCTGGTCGGAGCGGTGGTGCTCGGCGTGCTCGCCGGCGCGGTTTTCCTGGTGTCCGGCGGGATCTGGGGCGTGACCTTCGCCTTCGCCCTGTGGGGCGCGAAACTGCTCCAGCTGTTCGGGCTGCACCCGGAGGCGTGGGAGTTCTGGCAGGGCACGAGCAACGCCAAGGCGCTGGCGAGTCCGGTGTGGACGGACAAGACCACGCTGACCAACGTGGGCATCATGATCGGCGCCGCGATCGCCGCCGCCGCGGCGGGCGCGTGGAAGATCCACAGCCAGATCCCGTGGCGGACCGCGCTGGCCGCGGTACTGGGCGGCGTGCTGATGGGCATCGGCGCGCGACTGGCCGGCGGCTGCAACATCGGCGCCTACCTGGGTGGCATCTCGGTGGGCAGCCTCCACGGCTGGCTGTGGGGGCTGTTCGCGTTGGGTGGGACTTGGGTGGGGTTGAAGCTGCGGCCGTTGTTCGGGCTGGGGAACCCGAAGCCCGCCGACTCGATCTGCTGA
- a CDS encoding LppU/SCO3897 family protein: MSVPPPPSQPQAQPGPYGPPPGQPDGGFGAPPPPAPKKNKALGLLLKIGVPVLVVLVAGVIGILNFVDSPATSNVGDCLNVTQFNSTTEPTKADCASPEANLRIGAKLDGSSGACPAGGTYDEYTVSGRGSYKLCLVLNVKQGECVANFSAGETGYKRVPCTDPSAEVEFLKVAEGVVDEALCEGTEAEKVLTYPQPATTLCFRQVQA, encoded by the coding sequence GTGAGTGTCCCCCCTCCGCCGTCGCAGCCCCAGGCCCAGCCGGGCCCCTACGGTCCGCCGCCTGGGCAGCCCGACGGCGGTTTCGGCGCGCCGCCCCCACCCGCGCCGAAGAAGAACAAGGCGCTCGGCCTGCTGCTGAAGATCGGCGTGCCGGTGCTCGTGGTCCTCGTGGCCGGCGTCATCGGCATCCTGAACTTCGTCGACTCGCCCGCCACCTCCAACGTCGGTGACTGCCTCAACGTCACCCAGTTCAACTCGACGACGGAGCCGACCAAGGCCGACTGCGCCTCGCCGGAGGCGAACCTGCGCATCGGCGCGAAGCTCGACGGCAGCAGCGGTGCCTGCCCGGCGGGCGGTACCTACGACGAGTACACGGTCAGCGGCCGCGGTTCCTACAAGCTCTGCCTGGTGCTCAACGTCAAGCAGGGCGAGTGCGTGGCGAACTTCAGCGCGGGCGAGACCGGCTACAAGCGCGTCCCGTGCACCGACCCGAGCGCCGAGGTCGAGTTCCTGAAGGTCGCCGAGGGCGTGGTCGACGAAGCGCTGTGCGAGGGCACGGAGGCGGAGAAGGTACTCACCTACCCGCAGCCGGCCACCACGCTGTGCTTCCGGCAGGTCCAGGCGTAG
- a CDS encoding Bax inhibitor-1/YccA family protein — protein MRSSSNPAFRRLPVGGGGTQYGPNTGFGQPQGGVPGYGPPQAPAGSADRPMTVDDVVIKTGMSLGVALITGIITAIWAQGQVAANAMGPVFGALIGGMLVGLVISLVIIFKQKPSGPLTLAYSAAEGVFLGAISGVFEMLYPGIALQAIIGTAGVFITMLIVYKTGAVKVTPKLTKWIIGAVVGAAILMLVNLVTSFFGFNPLRDGGPIAIIFSLVVIGIAAFSFLLDFDQADRMIREGMPSKWAWFAAFGLMTTLVWLYLEILRLLSYLQSD, from the coding sequence GTGCGTTCCAGCAGCAACCCCGCGTTCCGGCGGCTGCCCGTGGGCGGCGGCGGAACCCAGTACGGGCCCAACACGGGCTTCGGCCAGCCGCAGGGTGGCGTGCCCGGTTACGGTCCGCCGCAGGCCCCGGCCGGCTCCGCCGACCGGCCCATGACCGTCGACGACGTCGTCATCAAGACCGGGATGAGCCTTGGTGTCGCGCTCATCACCGGCATCATCACCGCCATCTGGGCGCAGGGTCAGGTCGCGGCCAACGCGATGGGCCCGGTCTTCGGCGCGCTGATCGGCGGCATGCTCGTCGGCTTGGTGATCTCGCTCGTCATCATCTTCAAGCAGAAGCCCAGCGGTCCGCTGACCCTGGCCTACTCGGCCGCCGAAGGGGTGTTCCTCGGCGCCATCTCCGGCGTGTTCGAGATGCTCTACCCGGGCATCGCGCTGCAGGCCATCATCGGCACCGCCGGTGTCTTCATCACCATGCTGATCGTCTACAAGACCGGCGCGGTGAAGGTCACCCCCAAGCTGACCAAGTGGATCATCGGGGCCGTCGTCGGCGCCGCGATCCTCATGCTGGTCAACCTGGTGACCAGCTTCTTCGGCTTCAACCCGCTGCGTGACGGCGGGCCGATCGCGATCATCTTCAGCCTCGTGGTGATCGGCATCGCGGCGTTCAGCTTCCTGCTCGACTTCGACCAGGCCGACCGGATGATCCGCGAAGGCATGCCGTCGAAGTGGGCGTGGTTCGCCGCCTTCGGCCTGATGACCACGCTGGTCTGGCTGTACCTGGAAATCCTGCGGCTGCTCTCGTACCTGCAGAGCGACTAG
- a CDS encoding SDR family oxidoreductase, whose amino-acid sequence MATFLVTGATGLIGRHFTRLLLTREEVDVVTLVVREASRDRLAALVDGWPHPERVKLVTGDLTEPLLGLDERTREELRGQVDHVMHLAALYDLTADDEESVRANVEGTQQVLALAADLRAGRLHHVSSVAVAGDYEGVFTEEMFDAGQRLPTPYHRTKFEAERLVREQHEVPYRIYRPAAVVGHSRTGEMDKIDGPYYVFPAISRLTALPSLPLVGPDIGDTNLVPVDYVADALVELSLKPGLDGQVFHLVNPEPQPVTDVYNAFAKAAGAPVITTELDERLSRGVLKLVRFSENIPGVSLARDAVLERLGIPPVLLETMTFPSMFASASTRKALAGSGVEVPRLEDYAPALWRYWREHLDPFRARKHGPRGELDGRRVIITGASSGIGRATALKVAEQGGVPLLVARRQHELEEVRDEIITAGGHASVYPADLTDEESVRKAVDAMLAEHGRIDMLVNNAGRSIRRSIRLSYDRFHDYERAMAINYFGAVRLILAVLPHMSERKFGHIVNVSSIGVQGIAPRFSAYAASKAALDYFSRIAATETHGDGITFTTIHMPLVRTPMIRPTKIYDAFPTKSPDQAAEMVLKALKDRPKHIGTPIGQAIGLAYTLTPALTDAVAYQGFRIFPDSAAAGGSGGLKLGRGERHLSKAATALARLTKGFHW is encoded by the coding sequence ATGGCGACCTTCCTGGTGACCGGGGCGACCGGGCTGATCGGCCGCCATTTCACACGGCTGCTGCTGACCCGCGAGGAGGTCGACGTGGTGACGCTGGTCGTCCGCGAGGCCTCGCGGGACAGGCTGGCCGCGCTCGTCGACGGCTGGCCGCATCCCGAACGGGTGAAACTGGTCACCGGCGACCTCACCGAACCGCTGCTCGGCCTGGACGAGCGGACCCGCGAGGAACTGCGTGGCCAGGTCGACCACGTGATGCACCTGGCCGCCCTGTACGACCTCACCGCCGACGACGAGGAAAGCGTCCGCGCCAACGTCGAGGGCACCCAGCAGGTGCTCGCGCTGGCCGCCGACCTGCGCGCGGGCCGGTTGCACCACGTGTCCTCCGTCGCCGTCGCCGGTGACTACGAGGGCGTGTTCACCGAGGAGATGTTCGACGCCGGGCAGCGCCTGCCGACCCCGTACCACCGCACCAAGTTCGAGGCCGAGCGCCTGGTCCGCGAGCAGCACGAGGTGCCGTACCGGATCTACCGGCCCGCCGCGGTCGTCGGGCACTCGCGCACCGGCGAGATGGACAAGATCGACGGCCCGTACTACGTCTTCCCGGCGATCTCGCGGCTGACCGCGCTGCCGAGCCTGCCGCTGGTCGGGCCGGACATCGGCGACACGAACCTGGTCCCGGTCGACTACGTGGCCGACGCGCTGGTCGAGCTGAGCCTCAAGCCGGGGCTCGACGGGCAGGTCTTCCACCTGGTCAACCCGGAACCGCAGCCGGTCACCGACGTCTACAACGCCTTCGCCAAGGCCGCCGGCGCCCCGGTGATCACCACCGAACTGGACGAGCGGCTCTCGCGCGGGGTGCTGAAGCTGGTCCGGTTCAGCGAGAACATCCCCGGCGTGTCCCTCGCGCGCGACGCGGTGCTCGAACGGCTCGGCATCCCGCCGGTGCTGCTGGAAACGATGACCTTCCCGTCGATGTTCGCCTCGGCGAGCACGCGCAAGGCACTGGCCGGGTCCGGTGTGGAGGTGCCGCGGCTGGAGGACTACGCGCCCGCGCTGTGGCGCTACTGGCGCGAGCACCTCGACCCGTTCCGCGCGCGCAAGCACGGTCCGCGCGGTGAGCTGGACGGCCGCCGCGTGATCATCACCGGCGCGTCCTCCGGCATCGGCCGGGCGACCGCGCTGAAGGTCGCCGAGCAGGGCGGGGTGCCGCTGCTGGTCGCCCGCCGCCAGCACGAACTGGAGGAGGTCCGCGACGAGATCATCACCGCGGGCGGGCACGCCTCGGTGTACCCGGCGGACCTGACCGACGAGGAGTCGGTGCGCAAGGCGGTCGACGCCATGCTCGCCGAGCACGGCCGCATCGACATGCTGGTGAACAACGCCGGCCGGTCCATCCGCCGCTCGATCAGGCTGTCCTACGACCGCTTCCACGACTACGAGCGCGCGATGGCGATCAACTACTTCGGCGCGGTCCGGCTCATCCTCGCCGTGCTGCCGCACATGTCCGAGCGCAAGTTCGGGCACATCGTGAACGTGTCCTCGATCGGCGTGCAGGGCATCGCGCCGCGGTTTTCCGCCTACGCCGCCTCGAAGGCCGCGCTCGACTACTTCTCGCGCATCGCCGCCACCGAGACCCACGGCGACGGGATCACCTTCACCACCATCCACATGCCACTGGTGCGCACGCCGATGATCCGCCCGACCAAGATCTACGACGCCTTCCCGACCAAATCACCCGATCAGGCGGCGGAGATGGTGCTGAAGGCGCTCAAGGACCGCCCGAAGCACATCGGCACACCGATCGGCCAGGCCATCGGACTGGCCTACACGCTCACCCCCGCGCTCACCGATGCCGTGGCGTACCAGGGTTTCCGCATCTTCCCGGACTCCGCGGCGGCGGGCGGTTCGGGCGGGCTCAAGCTCGGCCGTGGCGAACGTCACCTCTCCAAAGCAGCCACCGCACTGGCCCGGTTGACCAAGGGATTCCATTGGTAG
- a CDS encoding cell division protein DivIVA — translation MAGSAGRSSERETGFLPLRREYGQAWHGFDRSQVLQYLDHVEAQVRRIMAERDSAAAQASTMARELENARREISKMHARVEELKKPPERLEDLDERMQRTVKLAQMRAEEITQRAKVAAESHWTATTEAADKLRERYTKLLAEVDKQADAIQREQRAALDATRAEVQRLTVDATRHRERLDIEAERKRRSLEMEFDAKLSAEHAALDKHVADQRAASKQQAERRLAEATAEAKRRLDEATAEAKRLVDEAARDAERRTTDATTKVNKLSELQQQALARLRAADEVLSRSAGALDPIEDEKDESVTAPADAEAATSSSEKTKEVKPASATAVQPNGNGVKPAPEKATASS, via the coding sequence ATGGCTGGAAGTGCTGGACGGTCCTCCGAACGCGAAACCGGGTTCCTGCCCCTCCGTCGTGAATACGGACAGGCGTGGCACGGGTTCGACCGCAGTCAGGTGCTGCAGTACCTCGACCACGTCGAGGCGCAGGTGCGGCGGATCATGGCCGAGCGCGATTCGGCCGCCGCGCAGGCCAGCACGATGGCCAGAGAGCTGGAGAACGCCCGGCGCGAGATCAGCAAGATGCACGCGCGGGTCGAGGAACTGAAGAAGCCGCCGGAGCGACTCGAGGACCTCGACGAGCGCATGCAGCGCACGGTCAAGCTCGCCCAGATGCGTGCCGAGGAGATCACCCAGCGCGCGAAGGTGGCCGCCGAGAGCCACTGGACGGCGACCACCGAGGCCGCGGACAAGCTCCGCGAGCGCTACACCAAGCTGCTGGCCGAGGTGGACAAGCAGGCCGACGCCATCCAGCGCGAGCAGCGCGCCGCACTGGACGCCACGCGCGCCGAGGTGCAGCGCCTGACCGTGGACGCGACCCGCCACCGCGAGCGGCTCGACATCGAGGCCGAGCGCAAGCGCCGGTCGCTGGAGATGGAGTTCGACGCCAAGCTGTCGGCCGAGCACGCGGCGCTGGACAAGCACGTCGCCGACCAGCGCGCGGCGAGCAAGCAGCAGGCCGAGCGCCGGCTGGCGGAGGCCACCGCCGAAGCCAAGCGGAGGCTCGACGAAGCCACCGCCGAGGCGAAGCGCCTGGTCGACGAGGCCGCGCGGGACGCCGAGCGCCGCACGACCGACGCCACCACCAAGGTGAACAAGCTCTCCGAGCTGCAGCAGCAGGCGCTGGCCCGGCTGCGCGCGGCCGACGAGGTGCTCAGCCGCAGCGCCGGCGCGCTCGACCCGATCGAGGACGAGAAGGACGAGTCGGTCACCGCGCCCGCCGACGCGGAGGCAGCCACCTCCAGCTCGGAAAAGACCAAGGAAGTGAAACCGGCCTCCGCGACCGCGGTTCAGCCGAACGGGAACGGCGTCAAGCCGGCACCGGAGAAGGCGACCGCGTCGTCGTGA